From the Amycolatopsis thermoflava N1165 genome, one window contains:
- a CDS encoding 3-hydroxyacyl-CoA dehydrogenase family protein, with protein sequence MSTKSTTVAVLGAGTMGSGIATVMARAGHRTILYDIDEANLERGLATVRGFLDKSVRLGKLDAGAAQTAKDALRGTTELTDLAPCGVVVEAVFEDLALKKDTFGRLDDIVAESTLFHTNTSTLSVTGIAAGSRRPERVVGTHYCNPAPLMKLVEVADGRHTAAWAHRATLDFLASLGKTTVVTKDRPGFIVNRFLIPWENSCIRALEAGWATKEAIDAAVPGALGHPMGPFRLLDIVGMDIHQQVATRLYEQLRDDRFFPPPMVERMVAAGDLGRKTGRGFYTYDDTRLFGS encoded by the coding sequence GTGAGCACCAAGAGCACGACCGTCGCCGTCCTCGGCGCCGGCACCATGGGCTCGGGGATCGCGACCGTCATGGCTCGCGCCGGGCACCGAACCATCCTGTACGACATCGACGAGGCCAACCTCGAGCGCGGCCTTGCCACCGTGCGCGGGTTCCTGGACAAGAGCGTCCGGCTCGGCAAACTCGACGCAGGCGCCGCCCAGACGGCGAAGGACGCGTTGCGGGGCACCACCGAGCTCACCGATCTGGCGCCCTGCGGCGTGGTCGTCGAGGCCGTGTTCGAGGACCTGGCGCTCAAGAAGGACACCTTCGGCAGGCTCGACGACATCGTCGCCGAGTCCACCTTGTTCCACACCAACACCTCGACGCTGTCGGTGACCGGGATCGCCGCCGGATCGCGCAGGCCGGAGCGCGTCGTCGGCACCCACTACTGCAACCCGGCTCCGCTGATGAAGCTCGTCGAGGTGGCCGACGGACGGCACACCGCCGCGTGGGCGCACCGCGCTACGCTCGACTTCCTCGCCTCGCTCGGCAAAACCACCGTGGTGACCAAGGACCGGCCCGGGTTCATCGTCAACCGCTTCCTCATCCCGTGGGAGAACTCCTGCATCCGGGCGCTGGAAGCCGGATGGGCCACCAAGGAAGCCATCGACGCCGCCGTGCCGGGCGCACTCGGCCACCCGATGGGACCGTTCCGGCTGCTCGACATCGTCGGGATGGACATCCACCAGCAGGTCGCCACCCGGCTCTACGAGCAGTTGCGCGACGACCGCTTCTTCCCGCCGCCGATGGTCGAGCGGATGGTCGCCGCGGGCGATCTGGGCCGCAAGACCGGCCGCGGGTTCTACACCTACGACGACACCCGGCTGTTCGGGTCCTGA
- a CDS encoding 3-hydroxyacyl-CoA dehydrogenase family protein — MSESTADFKRIGLIGSGTTASGIAEALTAAGREVIALGSTRGAGADLADADLVLEAVPDEAEVKQAVLAEIADVIGEGTPIVTVTATLSVTELAAGVPNPPRVAGLHFVGPVSGPGVVEVVRALRTGEDLVQALVAFAGSIEGKQPVVVGDRPGFLVNALQLPYLNDVIQEFDDGLASAEDIDTALRLGLGYRAGPLETLDRIGLDVHLRTTEALYAATRDRRYAPPPLLRRMVAAGFLGDKTGQGFRTGGAATEEE, encoded by the coding sequence ATGAGCGAGTCCACAGCAGACTTCAAGCGGATCGGCCTGATCGGCTCGGGGACCACGGCCTCCGGGATCGCCGAGGCGCTCACCGCGGCCGGGCGCGAGGTGATCGCCCTGGGCAGCACCCGCGGAGCCGGGGCCGATCTGGCCGACGCAGACCTGGTCCTGGAAGCCGTGCCCGACGAGGCCGAGGTGAAGCAGGCCGTGCTGGCCGAGATCGCGGATGTGATCGGCGAGGGGACACCGATCGTCACCGTCACCGCCACCCTGTCGGTGACCGAATTGGCGGCCGGCGTGCCGAACCCGCCGCGGGTGGCCGGCCTGCACTTCGTCGGCCCGGTTTCCGGACCGGGGGTGGTCGAAGTCGTGCGCGCCCTGCGGACCGGCGAGGACCTGGTGCAGGCCCTCGTCGCCTTCGCCGGATCGATCGAGGGCAAACAGCCGGTCGTGGTCGGGGACCGGCCCGGCTTTCTCGTCAACGCGCTGCAACTGCCCTACCTCAACGACGTCATCCAGGAATTCGATGACGGCCTGGCCAGCGCGGAGGACATCGACACCGCGCTGCGGCTCGGGCTCGGCTATCGCGCCGGTCCACTGGAGACACTCGACCGGATCGGGCTGGATGTCCACCTGCGGACGACCGAGGCCCTCTACGCGGCGACCCGCGACCGCCGCTACGCCCCGCCGCCGCTGCTGCGCCGGATGGTGGCCGCGGGGTTTCTCGGCGACAAGACCGGACAGGGCTTCCGCACCGGCGGAGCGGCAACCGAGGAGGAGTGA
- a CDS encoding MFS transporter, producing MSALPRQAAGPRLGWVLPLLALAQLIYSLDLNIVFVALPEIGADLGFPGQTQQLVVSAYVVFAGGFLLLGGRAADLLGRRRVFVLALALYAVSSLAGGLAPTPATIIVARAVQGIGGALLLPSTLSLINTLFPEGPKRNRALAVWGGAGASGLTIGALLGGVLTENFGWPAVFYVNVPLAGLVALAALAVIPRDPARGPRRRFDMPGSLTVTGGATLLVFALVQGPEQGWGSGLVLGAFALSAVLLVAFAVIERRSADPLMPFRLFGNRSLTIGMSVTFIYMATFGVLPYFLTVLMQSVHGYSALQTGLAFLVPSLAIATGTQLGERLTTRIGLRTTLVGGFAVGVVGTAVMAIGFDAGAGYGLLVPGLVVSGVGQGVVWTAMWIAAATGTAAAEQGVANGIASTALNIGNAIGLAVFTALADLGTGGKTGEDLRAATADGEFLVVLLTAAGMVLGLLVSLALARKPAAAPAEPVAAA from the coding sequence ATGTCCGCTCTTCCGAGACAGGCCGCCGGGCCGCGGCTGGGCTGGGTGCTGCCCCTGCTCGCGCTCGCGCAGCTGATCTACTCGCTGGACCTCAACATCGTGTTCGTCGCCCTGCCCGAAATCGGCGCCGATCTGGGCTTCCCCGGTCAGACCCAGCAGCTGGTGGTGAGCGCCTACGTCGTGTTCGCCGGCGGGTTCCTGCTCCTCGGCGGCCGGGCCGCCGACCTGCTCGGGCGGCGCCGCGTCTTCGTGCTGGCACTGGCCCTCTACGCGGTCTCGTCGCTGGCCGGCGGGCTGGCGCCGACCCCCGCCACGATCATCGTCGCCAGGGCCGTGCAGGGGATCGGCGGCGCGCTGCTGCTGCCGTCCACGCTGTCCCTGATCAACACGCTGTTCCCGGAGGGGCCGAAACGCAACCGCGCGCTGGCCGTCTGGGGTGGCGCGGGCGCCAGCGGGCTGACCATCGGCGCGCTGCTCGGCGGTGTGCTCACCGAGAACTTCGGCTGGCCTGCCGTCTTCTACGTCAACGTGCCGCTGGCCGGTCTCGTGGCGCTGGCCGCGCTCGCGGTGATTCCGCGCGACCCGGCGCGCGGGCCGCGGCGGCGCTTCGACATGCCCGGCTCGCTGACCGTCACCGGGGGCGCGACGCTGCTCGTGTTCGCGCTGGTGCAGGGCCCCGAGCAGGGCTGGGGGAGCGGGCTGGTGCTCGGCGCGTTCGCGTTGTCCGCGGTGCTGCTGGTGGCGTTCGCGGTCATCGAGCGGCGCAGCGCGGATCCGCTCATGCCGTTCCGGTTGTTCGGCAACCGCAGCCTGACGATCGGCATGAGCGTCACGTTCATCTACATGGCCACGTTCGGCGTGCTGCCGTACTTCCTGACCGTCCTCATGCAGAGCGTGCACGGTTACAGCGCGCTGCAGACCGGGCTCGCGTTCCTGGTCCCGTCGCTGGCGATCGCGACCGGCACCCAGCTCGGCGAGCGGCTGACCACGCGGATCGGCCTGCGCACCACGCTCGTCGGCGGCTTCGCGGTCGGCGTGGTGGGCACGGCGGTCATGGCGATCGGGTTCGACGCCGGAGCCGGGTACGGGCTGCTGGTGCCCGGGCTGGTGGTGTCCGGCGTCGGCCAGGGTGTGGTGTGGACGGCGATGTGGATCGCCGCCGCCACCGGCACCGCGGCGGCCGAACAGGGCGTCGCGAACGGCATCGCGTCCACGGCACTGAACATCGGCAACGCGATCGGCCTCGCCGTGTTCACCGCGCTCGCGGACCTCGGCACCGGCGGCAAGACCGGCGAGGACCTGCGCGCCGCCACCGCGGACGGAGAGTTCCTGGTCGTGCTGCTGACCGCCGCCGGGATGGTGCTCGGGCTGCTCGTCAGCCTCGCACTGGCGCGCAAACCCGCCGCCGCCCCGGCCGAGCCGGTCGCCGCGGCGTGA
- a CDS encoding SDR family NAD(P)-dependent oxidoreductase: MTTESLEGKVAIVTGAGRGLGRAMAEALAEAGAAVTVAARTESELDSFVAEVKSAGGAALACPTDVTDESSVERMVTATVDTFGRVDILVNNSGIVATSPLVDQPAQEWDRVIATNLRGTFLATRAVGRHLVAQGSGKVINIASNFALQGIARHAAYSASKAAILGFTRSMAVEWAPHGVQVNALAPGYFATALNADVHGDPDMLARVVRAIPARRMGSPDELKPWLLLLAGSASDFMTGEFIVIDGGQSVR, encoded by the coding sequence GTGACAACGGAAAGTCTCGAGGGCAAGGTCGCGATCGTCACCGGGGCCGGCCGCGGGCTGGGCAGGGCGATGGCGGAGGCTCTGGCCGAAGCCGGGGCGGCGGTCACGGTGGCCGCCCGCACCGAGTCCGAACTGGACAGTTTCGTCGCCGAGGTGAAATCCGCCGGTGGCGCGGCGCTGGCCTGCCCGACCGACGTCACCGACGAGTCCTCGGTGGAGCGCATGGTCACCGCCACGGTCGACACGTTCGGCCGGGTGGACATCCTGGTCAACAACTCCGGCATCGTGGCCACCTCACCCCTGGTGGACCAGCCGGCGCAGGAATGGGACCGGGTCATCGCGACGAACCTGCGCGGCACCTTCCTGGCCACCCGCGCGGTGGGCAGGCACCTGGTCGCCCAGGGGTCCGGCAAGGTCATCAACATCGCGTCCAACTTCGCCCTCCAGGGCATCGCGCGGCACGCGGCGTACTCGGCGTCGAAGGCCGCGATCCTCGGCTTCACCCGCTCCATGGCGGTGGAATGGGCGCCCCACGGCGTCCAGGTGAACGCCCTCGCGCCCGGCTACTTCGCCACCGCCCTCAACGCCGACGTGCACGGCGACCCCGACATGCTGGCCCGCGTCGTGCGGGCCATCCCGGCGCGCCGGATGGGCAGCCCGGACGAGCTCAAACCGTGGCTGCTGCTCCTCGCCGGCAGCGCCTCGGACTTCATGACCGGCGAGTTCATCGTCATCGACGGCGGCCAGAGCGTCCGCTGA
- a CDS encoding acyl-CoA dehydrogenase family protein: MPAEPLDIDIDAEAYQRLHALLDEPAADASLTPRELDVRARTRQVVAAEVAPRAATLDATHTFAHDSVRALARAGLCGLLFPEHLGGTADTTVAYAVAMEEVTAGCAATSLVFMTQTHAAYPLLLAGTEELQRRYIPGLLDGSRYGSLAITEPDAGSDVASLTTTATPVADGWSLSGQKTFITTGDKADVIICFATVDRTLGRAGVTAFVLEGGWAGLTRGAPLHKMGMHGSSTAELFFDHVAVPRENLLGEVGGGWSVVMSSVVKSRISAAAQGVGLARAAYARTLATLTRLHGHRLPDECSFALAGLRGRILQGRLLLHAVARQVDADPGVSPGQIAIMKQSCTDLGFQASVDAARILGPYGDLAVFGVERCLRDAKVTQIYDGTNEIQRLLIGRETTRAMEGSA, from the coding sequence ATGCCGGCCGAACCACTCGACATCGACATCGACGCCGAGGCGTACCAACGGCTTCACGCGCTGCTCGACGAGCCGGCCGCCGACGCGTCACTGACCCCGCGGGAACTCGACGTCCGCGCCCGCACCCGCCAGGTGGTGGCCGCCGAGGTCGCCCCGCGCGCGGCGACACTGGACGCCACCCACACCTTCGCCCACGACAGCGTGCGGGCGCTGGCCAGGGCGGGGCTCTGCGGGCTGCTCTTCCCCGAGCACCTTGGCGGCACGGCGGACACGACCGTCGCCTACGCCGTGGCGATGGAGGAGGTCACCGCGGGCTGTGCGGCGACCAGCCTCGTGTTCATGACGCAGACGCACGCCGCCTACCCGCTGCTGCTGGCGGGCACCGAAGAGCTGCAGCGGCGCTACATCCCCGGGCTGCTCGACGGTTCGCGCTACGGCTCGCTCGCCATCACCGAACCGGACGCCGGTTCGGACGTCGCGAGCCTGACGACGACCGCCACCCCGGTCGCGGACGGCTGGTCGCTGAGCGGTCAGAAGACGTTCATCACCACCGGGGACAAGGCCGACGTGATCATCTGCTTCGCCACCGTCGACCGGACGCTCGGCCGCGCGGGCGTGACGGCGTTCGTCCTCGAGGGCGGCTGGGCCGGCCTGACCCGGGGCGCGCCGCTGCACAAGATGGGCATGCACGGCTCCAGCACGGCCGAGCTGTTCTTCGACCACGTCGCGGTGCCCCGGGAGAACCTACTGGGCGAGGTGGGCGGCGGCTGGTCGGTGGTGATGAGCTCGGTCGTCAAGTCGCGCATCAGTGCAGCCGCACAGGGCGTCGGGCTGGCCCGCGCCGCCTACGCCCGCACGCTCGCGACCCTGACGCGGCTCCACGGTCACCGGCTCCCGGACGAGTGTTCCTTCGCGCTGGCCGGTCTGCGGGGCCGGATCCTGCAGGGCAGGCTGCTGCTGCACGCCGTCGCCCGCCAGGTCGACGCCGACCCGGGCGTGTCGCCCGGCCAGATCGCGATCATGAAGCAGTCCTGCACCGACCTGGGTTTCCAGGCGTCGGTGGACGCCGCCCGGATCCTGGGCCCCTACGGCGACCTGGCGGTGTTCGGTGTCGAACGCTGCCTGCGTGACGCCAAGGTCACCCAGATCTACGACGGCACCAACGAAATCCAGCGGTTGCTCATCGGCCGCGAAACCACCCGCGCGATGGAGGGTTCGGCGTGA
- a CDS encoding CaiB/BaiF CoA transferase family protein: MPVALGPLEGVRVVDMTTSYAGPTAAMYLGDLGATVIKVERPGTGDDARAWGPPFVDGESAWFASANRNKKSVVLDIRAPEGRDVLLRLLDTADVFLHNVNPAKVHGLGIDGERLRSRNPRLVYCAMSGFGSDGPDSGLPGYDLVAQARSGLMSVTGESGRSPQRVSTALSDVVTGMCAAIAVNAALVRQRVSGAGEIIDVSLLDADLALMAPRIAAFHAGEPEPAPSGGTDSVLAVYQPFETADRTMVVAVGNDAMWQRLCAALDLPELAADPALAHNAGRREQRARVTEAVAGRLATRPAADWLRILGEAGVPVAIVHTLSEVVKDPQVVARGAVLPVPGSGDGLVTVRSPFRLSSTAARNERFPALGEHTRQVLLGLGYNEEEITRMRCTGVIAEAAEPVDAGGEAAAS; encoded by the coding sequence ATGCCGGTCGCGCTCGGACCGCTTGAGGGTGTCCGCGTGGTGGACATGACCACGTCCTACGCCGGCCCGACGGCCGCCATGTACCTGGGTGACCTCGGCGCCACGGTCATCAAGGTCGAGCGCCCGGGAACCGGGGACGACGCACGGGCCTGGGGACCGCCCTTCGTGGACGGCGAGTCGGCCTGGTTCGCCTCGGCCAACCGCAACAAGAAGTCCGTCGTGCTCGACATCCGTGCCCCGGAGGGGCGGGATGTGCTGCTGCGGCTGCTCGACACCGCCGACGTGTTCCTGCACAACGTCAACCCGGCCAAGGTGCACGGCCTCGGCATCGACGGCGAGCGCCTGCGATCGCGCAATCCGCGGCTCGTCTACTGCGCGATGTCCGGGTTCGGATCGGACGGTCCCGACAGCGGCCTCCCGGGCTACGACCTGGTCGCCCAGGCGCGTTCCGGCCTGATGTCGGTGACGGGGGAGTCCGGGCGCAGCCCGCAGCGCGTCTCCACCGCACTGTCCGATGTGGTCACCGGGATGTGCGCGGCCATCGCGGTCAACGCGGCGCTGGTCCGCCAACGGGTCAGCGGCGCGGGGGAGATCATCGACGTGTCCCTGCTCGACGCGGACCTCGCGTTGATGGCGCCCAGGATCGCGGCGTTCCACGCCGGCGAACCTGAGCCGGCGCCCAGTGGTGGCACCGATTCCGTGCTCGCGGTCTACCAGCCCTTCGAAACCGCGGACCGGACGATGGTCGTGGCAGTCGGGAACGACGCGATGTGGCAACGGCTCTGCGCCGCGCTCGACCTGCCGGAGCTGGCCGCAGATCCCGCGCTGGCCCACAACGCGGGCAGGCGCGAGCAACGGGCGCGCGTGACCGAGGCCGTCGCCGGACGCCTGGCGACGCGCCCCGCCGCCGACTGGCTGCGCATCCTCGGCGAGGCCGGGGTGCCGGTCGCGATCGTCCACACACTGTCCGAAGTGGTCAAGGACCCGCAGGTGGTGGCCCGCGGGGCGGTGCTCCCGGTCCCCGGTTCCGGGGACGGGCTCGTCACGGTGCGCAGCCCGTTCCGGCTGTCGTCGACCGCGGCGCGGAACGAACGGTTCCCGGCGCTGGGCGAGCACACCCGTCAGGTCCTGCTCGGCTTGGGCTACAACGAAGAGGAGATCACCCGGATGAGATGCACAGGCGTCATCGCCGAAGCCGCGGAACCCGTGGACGCCGGTGGTGAGGCGGCGGCCTCATGA
- a CDS encoding polysaccharide deacetylase family protein has translation MSLELFDYQPITEREPIAWPNGARLAFYVGLNIEHFHVDKPSTSIWASTNTLVPDALNYGWRDYGLRVGIWRVIDILDRHGIRASALLNSEVARHYPQVIEAGRARDWAWLVHGQTNSRLHANLGEDEEREILTDAVTTIEKATGQRPKGWMGPGLTETFETPRLLAELGLSYVLDWTNDDQPYRLNVPGMLSVPYTVEVNDLLMFITRGFTGPEVLQIVKDQFDQLYADSATGGRVMALPLHPFVIGQPFRARYLDEALAYIASHDDVWLTTSDEIAEHYARTTA, from the coding sequence ATGAGCCTGGAACTCTTCGACTACCAGCCGATCACCGAGCGGGAGCCGATCGCCTGGCCGAACGGGGCCCGCCTGGCGTTCTACGTCGGTCTCAACATCGAGCACTTCCACGTCGACAAGCCGTCCACCAGCATCTGGGCGTCCACGAACACGCTGGTGCCCGACGCGCTCAACTACGGGTGGCGCGACTACGGCCTGCGCGTCGGCATCTGGCGGGTGATCGACATCCTGGACCGGCACGGGATCCGCGCGTCGGCGCTGCTCAACTCCGAGGTCGCGCGGCACTACCCGCAGGTGATCGAGGCCGGCCGGGCCCGTGACTGGGCCTGGCTCGTGCACGGCCAGACCAACTCGCGCCTGCACGCGAACCTCGGCGAAGACGAGGAACGCGAGATCCTCACCGACGCGGTCACCACCATCGAGAAGGCGACCGGGCAGCGGCCGAAGGGCTGGATGGGCCCCGGCCTCACCGAAACCTTCGAGACGCCACGGCTGCTCGCCGAACTCGGCCTGAGCTACGTGCTCGACTGGACCAACGACGACCAGCCGTACCGGCTGAACGTGCCCGGCATGCTGAGCGTGCCCTACACCGTCGAGGTCAACGACCTGCTGATGTTCATCACCCGGGGGTTCACCGGCCCCGAGGTGCTGCAGATCGTCAAGGACCAGTTCGACCAGCTCTACGCCGACTCCGCGACCGGCGGCCGCGTCATGGCGCTCCCGCTGCACCCGTTCGTCATCGGCCAGCCGTTCCGCGCCCGCTACCTCGACGAGGCGCTGGCCTACATCGCGAGCCACGACGACGTCTGGCTCACCACCAGCGACGAGATCGCCGAGCACTACGCGCGCACGACCGCCTGA
- a CDS encoding enoyl-CoA hydratase/isomerase family protein, with translation MSDLLVERTDATVTLTIHRPAALNALTGELLEDLRRCVAEAAGDPAVRAVVITGCGQKAFSAGADLNEITALGADLARARELMARGQAALREIERAPVPVIAAVNGLALGGGFELVLASTFAVLSTRASLGLPESGLGLIPGYGGTQRLPRAVGQRVAAHLMLTGTRLSADRAHALGLTPVPPVAPDELLPTAASIAGTIASRGPLAVRAILRAVEAARDLPLDEGLSTETELAARAIVSAESTEGVAAFAERRTPVFPNPED, from the coding sequence ATGAGCGACCTGCTCGTCGAACGCACGGACGCGACGGTGACGCTCACGATCCACCGCCCGGCCGCGTTGAACGCCCTGACCGGTGAACTCCTCGAGGACCTGCGGCGGTGCGTGGCCGAGGCGGCAGGCGACCCGGCAGTCCGCGCGGTGGTGATCACCGGCTGCGGACAGAAGGCGTTCAGCGCCGGCGCCGACCTGAACGAGATCACGGCCCTGGGGGCGGACCTCGCGCGGGCCCGGGAGCTGATGGCGCGGGGACAGGCGGCGCTGCGGGAGATCGAGCGGGCGCCGGTTCCCGTGATCGCCGCCGTCAACGGTCTCGCGCTGGGCGGCGGGTTCGAACTGGTCCTGGCGTCGACGTTCGCGGTGCTGTCCACCCGGGCGTCGCTCGGGCTGCCCGAGTCGGGCCTTGGCCTGATCCCCGGTTACGGCGGCACTCAGCGGCTTCCCCGCGCCGTCGGGCAACGGGTCGCCGCGCATCTGATGCTGACCGGCACTCGGCTGTCCGCCGACCGTGCCCACGCACTGGGCCTCACGCCGGTGCCGCCCGTGGCGCCGGATGAGCTGCTGCCCACGGCCGCCTCGATCGCCGGAACGATCGCCTCGCGGGGGCCGCTCGCCGTCCGCGCCATCCTGCGTGCCGTGGAGGCGGCGCGGGACCTGCCGCTGGACGAGGGGTTGTCCACCGAGACCGAGCTCGCGGCGCGGGCGATCGTGAGCGCCGAGTCCACCGAAGGGGTCGCCGCGTTCGCCGAACGCCGGACCCCCGTGTTCCCGAACCCGGAGGACTGA